In Cystobacter ferrugineus, the DNA window AGGAAGACAGGGCTCTTGGGCCGGGGCCGACGACCAGGAGGAACGAGCTTCCCGTTGCTCTCCTCGCCAAGGATCTCGATCTCCACGCGCCCGTGATAGTCGAAGGTATAAGTGAGCTTCTTGCCCTGCACCACCACGCCAACGGCGATGGACGAGTTGGCGGAGACGGCATCGGGCTCTGCGAAGGGGCCGCGCACGACCAGACCCAAATAGGAGCGATTGTCCTCGCGGGACTTCACCCGCACGAGACTCTGGGAGGCCAGAAGGTGGAGATCGCTTCGAGTCGTCAGGACGGTGACGAGGTTGTCGTGGCTCGACGCGGTGTCGAAGTGGGTGAAGCCCACCGCCTTCTCGAGCTCGGGGTCCAGACCCGCGGTCGCCGAGGCCGCCTCGTGTTCGAGTTCATCGAGTTCTCCGAGCACGTCGTCCGGCAGCGGCCGGACAACCTCATTGCGTGTGGCGCCCGTCCGCTGGGGCACGGGGATCCTGGGCTCCGACGGAGGGGCGGGCGAAACGAGCCTGCCCCGAGCCGTGCCCATGCCGGGAGGTGGACGTCCGGAGTCCTGCGATGGAGGACGAGCGGGCTCTCCGCGCGAAGGGCTCTGATTCGGAGGCGGAGTGCCCCGGCCCGCGCCCGGAGCCCCCGGGCCCACCGGCCTTGAAGCGCTCTGTCCCCTCGGAGCCTCCGGTCGAACAGGGGCTCCACGCGGAGGTGTCGCGGCCGGAGGAGGAGTAGCCCTGGGCGTGCCCTGCGGTGCCAAGGGGCGGGCCGGCCCGGCGGAAGGCACACCCATGCTCGGAGACTTCGGAGTCTTTTCGTCAGCCATGTTTCATGTCTCCCGGCAGCGCAATCAGCGTCCGCCGAAGTAGTGGAATTGCGAGCCCGCGCGCGTGTAGGCGTCGTTCACCAGACCCAGGAAGGACTCCGACCCGAAGACGCCACGGCACGCCGCGTCCGCGACGTCGAGCAGCATCGGGAAGCCTCGCTCGGGCCGCAGGATGCTGTCGGCCATGGCGATATGAGCCGCGATGTGGACGTGCTCCCGGTGAGCGTAGAAGAGGCGCGGCGGAGCCTGCTCCGAGGCCCGGAAGAGCCCGATGAGCACATCCGGGCAGCACTCCCTCACGAAGGCGAGCGCCTCGTCGCCCATCCGGTCGTCGTAGTGCCACCGCTCGACGAAGTAGGCACTGTCCTCCTCGAGTGTATGGAGGATGGCGTACTCGCCCGCCTTCAGCGCGTCTCCGATCGTCAGATATCCCTGCTCGTCCAGCGCGGGGTGGACGAAGACGAACTTCTTGTGCTCCCGGATGAGCCGGCGCAGCACGCCGAGCGAAGCCTTCAACAAAGGCTTGTAATTGGCCCCGGAGAGCATCTCCCGCGAGCAGGGATTGCCCGGGCCGATGCGCCACTCGGCCTGCGACCTGTCCAGGAGGATGGCCCGCTCTGCATAAGCCCGGATGTAGCGGCGCATCAGCATGGACAGCCTGTCCCTCGAGCCGCGCTCGTGCCGCCGCTCCAGGCAATCCTGCACCACCTTCAACACGTCGGGCTCCTGGGTGGTCACATCCTTGCGGAAGAGGCGCTGGGAGAAGGTGCCGGACAGGCCCCCATAGCCCACCACGGCCACGCCAATCTGGGTGATTCCCAATGACAGACTATCATGCGAGGCGGCGATGCTGTTCACCGCCTCGACCCGTCCCGCGAAGAGCTTGCTGTCGAAGACGGTATTGAGCCGCTTGGGACTGGCCTCATACACACCCGCCTCGGGAATGTGTGCCTGCCTCCGGAGGCCGGGCAGAATCTCGTTGCGGATGGCGGTACGGATGCGTGCTTCCGCGGTCTCGGCGTCGACAACCTGGGATCGGATGCGGGAGATCAACCGTTCGATCTCCCACCCCTTCTCCCAGGTGCGCAGGTCGAGCGTGAAGGAGAGATCCTCTCCCAGGGCCGCCGCGTAATCCTCATCCCCGATGAGGCGCCGTTCTCCTGCCGACGGGATGTCATCCTCCATAGGACGGCTCCTTCATGGGCGCGAACTTCAGGAAGAAGGGACGGCGGGCGGGCTCTCGGGCCAGCAACCACCGGACGTAGGACCGTGACTCCTTCGGGGGCAGCCCGAAGCGCGAGACCAGTTCGGCCTCCACATCCTGCCGGGAGAGGCGTCTCACGAGAGGAAGTACCTCCTCGGCGGGAGCCAGGAGCTCGAAGGCGAGGCGATCCGCCCGCAGCTCCGACTCCATCGCCTTCCCCGTGCAGGGGTCGCCGGAAGCGGTGCGCTCCATGAGCCGGACCTGGACGCCAAAGGGAATCCGTTCCAACACCGAGAACAGCGCCTCGTGGGGCGTGGGATCCCGCAGTCCATCGAGGACCGGAAGGATGTCCTCCCCGAAGACTCGCCGCGCCCTCGCCCGGAGCAGGAGGTGGTCGAGCACGAAGTGCGCCACTTCATGTACCAGGGTGAAGCGTCGCTGGACTTCGTCGTCATCGCGGTCGTAGAAGAGGACCCCCCGTCCCGTGTGCGCAACCATGCACCCATGCAACCGGCGGCTCTTCCTCGGAAGCGAGTGGTGCGCCCGGCCACGTGACTTCAGCCAGTTCTTCACATGGTCGGACGTGAGGCGCGGCTCGGCCTTCGGTACGAGACGGAGTGGCACGCGGGCCCGAGCGAGCACGTCCTCCAGCGAGGGAGAGCGAGGCAAGTGGCATACCTTCACGGCCTCTTGTAGCCAGCCTTCGGTCATGAACTCGTCTCGTCGTCGGTGGAGTGATCTCTCGCCGCCAGCAGGAATCCCTCCGCCTCGTCGTCCTCACCGTCCTCCCGCTCCGGAGGAAGAACATCCAGCACTTCGACGGTCCGAATCACGTCCGCGAGCCGGTGAGCATCCACTGCGAAACGATTGGCGATGATATCCAGGCCCTCGGCGAACTTCTCCTCGTCGGGACGTCGGCACAATGACAACCAATCGAGCGTCTCCAGCGAGCAGCCCAGGTCCTCCGCGAGCTCCTCGGCGGACTTGCCTTCGTACTTCCGGTACTGCCCGAAGACGTAGCCGAGTGTCCAGGTGTACTGCCCGCTGTGCCGTGCAACCACCCCGAGCCACTTAGGATTCGTCATCGGAGTCCTCCTTCCTTCTAAACCGCTCCAGCAACTTCATGAGACGGTCCCGATGCCGCTTCACCTCTCGCCGCAACTCCTCCAGTGGCATGGGGGCAAGCCCCAGGGCCTTCGCCAGCTCCTCGGTCGCGCTCTCTCCCTGCAAGATGAGCAGGAGAGCCTCCTGGTCCCGCTCGTTCTTCAAGTATCCGCGCTCCACGAGTCTTCTCATGATGAGCCCAGCCTCCACCCGATTCTCTAATTCCTCCTTCGGAGTCCTCGACCCGAGTTCGACAACGTGGGTGAACTCCCGATTGCGCCGGGCCTCCGAGCGCGCGGAGCGTCGGTGATCCAACGCCCGGTACCTGGCCGCCTGCATGAGGTAGGCGAACAGGCGACCTTTACCGGGGTCATACCGTCCAGGTCGCTCGATGTAGTCGAAGAGCACCCTCATCGCGGAATCCCGAGCGGTGTCCTCGTCACAGCGCAGCCGCCGCACCAGGATGGCCGCGATCGGCTCCATGAATGTCAGGAAGATGTCGGCGGAAACCACGGTATCGCGCCGGATGGCGCGCTCGTGCAGTGCCCGTTCATCCTCCGGTGATGGATAACTCATCCCCTCTCCTCGCCAGGTCTCGTTCGTCCACGCGTGCAT includes these proteins:
- a CDS encoding ImmA/IrrE family metallo-endopeptidase — protein: MPRSPSLEDVLARARVPLRLVPKAEPRLTSDHVKNWLKSRGRAHHSLPRKSRRLHGCMVAHTGRGVLFYDRDDDEVQRRFTLVHEVAHFVLDHLLLRARARRVFGEDILPVLDGLRDPTPHEALFSVLERIPFGVQVRLMERTASGDPCTGKAMESELRADRLAFELLAPAEEVLPLVRRLSRQDVEAELVSRFGLPPKESRSYVRWLLAREPARRPFFLKFAPMKEPSYGG
- a CDS encoding RNA polymerase sigma factor, translating into MSYPSPEDERALHERAIRRDTVVSADIFLTFMEPIAAILVRRLRCDEDTARDSAMRVLFDYIERPGRYDPGKGRLFAYLMQAARYRALDHRRSARSEARRNREFTHVVELGSRTPKEELENRVEAGLIMRRLVERGYLKNERDQEALLLILQGESATEELAKALGLAPMPLEELRREVKRHRDRLMKLLERFRRKEDSDDES